Proteins encoded within one genomic window of Neoarius graeffei isolate fNeoGra1 chromosome 18, fNeoGra1.pri, whole genome shotgun sequence:
- the mylz3 gene encoding myosin, light polypeptide 3, skeletal muscle, with translation MADFTSDQIEDFKEAFGLFDRVGDNKIAYNQIADMMRALGQNPTNKDVKKILGDPSAEDMANKRIDFDAFLPMLKTVDAIQKGTFDDYVEGLRVFDKEGNGTVMGAELRIVLSTLGERMAEPEVDALMQGQEDENGSVNYEAFVKHILSV, from the exons ATG GCTGATTTCACTAGTGACCAGATTGAGG ACTTCAAAGAGGCCTTTGGTCTCTTTGACAGAGTTGGCGACAACAAGattgcctacaaccagattgctgACATGATGCGTGCACTGGGACAAAACCCAACCAACAAAGACGTCAAGAAAATTCTGGGTGATCCATCTGCCGAAG ACATGGCCAACAAGAGGATCGACTTTGATGCTTTCCTCCCCATGTTGAAGACTGTGGATGCTATCCAGAAGGGAACTTTCGATGACTACGTTGAGGGTCTGCGTGTGTTCGACAAGGAAGGCAATGGCACAGTGATGGGTGCTGAGCTGCGCATTGTGCTGTCCACACTGG GAGAAAGGATGGCTGAGCCTGAGGTCGACGCTTTGATGCAAGGGCAGGAGGATGAGAACGGATCTGTCAACTATGAAG CCTTTGTCAAGCACATCCTGTCTGTGTAA
- the lancl1 gene encoding glutathione S-transferase LANCL1 — MNVVLFGIQPKLCGRCKMSDQRALKNPYLDYNGPESTQDLFDSQGRLTPAFANCINSKVKQLVAVMENGLKMADPSDCTGYTGWAGIALLYLHLHSVYGDPAFLQRALEYVSRSLRSLTQRWVTFLCGDAGPLAVAAVIYYRLQRTQESEECINRLMQLHKSVVKGSDSLPNELLYGRVGFLFALIFINQQFQQEKIPTQYIQQICDAVLASGQNLAQRMRVEHQTPLMYEWYQEQYVGAAHGLSGIYYYLMQPGFISNHSIVPALVKPSVDYVCQLKFPSGNYPPCVGDNRDLLVHWCHGSPGLIYMLLQAYKVFGEQQYLQDAMHCGEVIWHRGLLKKGYGLCHGAAGNAYAFLALYRLTQEPKHLYRACMFADWCMSYGKHGCRTPDTPFSLFEGMAGTIYFLTDLLQPTTAKFPAFEV; from the exons GGAGGTGTAAGATGTCGGACCAGCGAGCTCTAAAGAACCCTTACCTGGACTATAATGGACCCGAGAGCACACAGGACCTGTTTGACTCTCAAGGCAGA CTCACGCCCGCTTTCGCAAATTGTATTAACAGTAAGGTTAAACAGCTGGTGGCTGTGATGGAGAACGGGCTGAAGATGGCCGACCCGAGCGACTGCACCGGATACACAGGCTGGGCAG GCATCGCCCTGCTCTACCTGCACCTTCACTCGGTCTATGGAGACCCTGCGTTCCTCCAGAGGGCACTGGAGTATGTAAGCCGCAGTCTGAGGAGTTTAACTCAGCGTTGGGTGACTTTCCTGTGCGGAGACGCCGGGCCGCTTGCCGTGGCTGCTGTTATTTATTACCGCTTACAGAGAACCCAGGAATCAGAGGAGTGCATCAACAG GTTGATGCAGTTGCACAAATCAGTAGTAAAAGGTTCAGACAGCCTCCCTAATGAGCTGCTGTAtggccgtgtgggtttcctcttcgCCCTCATCTTCATCAACCAGCAGTTCCAGCAGGAAAAGATCCCCACACAGTACATTCAACAG atctgtgATGCTGTGTTGGCATCAGGTCAGAATCTGGCCCAGAGGATGAGGGTGGAGCATCAGACTCCGCTCATGTATGAGTGGTACCAGGAGCAATATGTGGGTGCAGCTCATGGTCTTTCAGGCATCTACTACTATCTCATGCAG CCCGGTTTCATCTCTAACCACAGCATCGTGCCTGCCCTTGTGAAACCCAGTGTGGATTACGTGTGCCAACTGAAGTTCCCATCAGGTAATTACCCTCCATGTGTCGGCGACAACCGTGATCTCCTGGTGCACTGGTGCCACGGCTCTCCTGGACTCATCTACATGCTTCTGCAGGCCTACAAG GTGTTTGGTGAGCAGCAGTACCTGCAAGATGCCATGCATTGTGGTGAGGTGATCTGGCACAGGGGTCTCTTAAAGAAAGGTTACGGATTGTGTCATGGCGCAGCGGGAAACGCCTACGCCTTCCTGGCTCTTTACAGACTCACCCAGGAGCCCAAACACCTCTACAGGGCCTGCATG TTTGCAGATTGGTGCATGAGCTATGGGAAACATGGCTGCCGCACTCCAGACACACCTTTCTCGCTGTTTGAAG GAATGGCTGGAACTATTTACTTCCTAACCGACCTCCTGCAGCCGACAACAGCCAAGTTCCCAGCGTTCGAGGTGTAA
- the pcnp gene encoding PEST proteolytic signal-containing nuclear protein isoform X2 yields MASVQHRGDGPRAGGAEEKANGGKSNTVSNSPGGGGDGGGLGKRPADKDELQNQPAPPKIPKPGISSTKKPAPISIKLGASKPKEATPILPSKKPASVFDDDDSEPEEMPPEAKMRMKNIGRDTPTSAGPNSFNKGKQGFSDHQKLWERKLKAQTDQ; encoded by the exons ATGGCGTCTGTGCAGCACCGCGGCGATGGGCCTCGGGCTGGAG GAGCGGAGGAGAAGGCAAACGGTGGGAAAAGTAACACTGTCTCCAACAGCcctggaggaggaggagatggaggaggtCTAGGGAAACGGCCAGCCGACAAGGACGAGCTCCAGAACCAGCCAGCACCTCCCAAAATCCCCAAACCGGGCATCAGTAGCACTAAGAAGCCTGCTCCTATTTCCATCAAGCTAGGAGCTAGT AAACCGAAGGAAGCAACGCCCATTTTACCCTCCAAAAAACCTGCATCTGTTTTCGATGATGACGAT AGTGAACCAGAGGAGATGCCCCCAGAAGCAAAGATGAGGATGAAGAACATTGGAAG GGACACCCCGACTTCAGCGGGCCCCAACTCCTTCAACAAAGGCAAGCAAGGATTCTCCGACCACCAGAAGCTCTGGGAGAGGAAGCTCAAAGCGCAGACGGATCAATAA
- the pcnp gene encoding PEST proteolytic signal-containing nuclear protein isoform X1 — MASVQHRGDGPRAGAGAEEKANGGKSNTVSNSPGGGGDGGGLGKRPADKDELQNQPAPPKIPKPGISSTKKPAPISIKLGASKPKEATPILPSKKPASVFDDDDSEPEEMPPEAKMRMKNIGRDTPTSAGPNSFNKGKQGFSDHQKLWERKLKAQTDQ, encoded by the exons ATGGCGTCTGTGCAGCACCGCGGCGATGGGCCTCGGGCTGGAG CAGGAGCGGAGGAGAAGGCAAACGGTGGGAAAAGTAACACTGTCTCCAACAGCcctggaggaggaggagatggaggaggtCTAGGGAAACGGCCAGCCGACAAGGACGAGCTCCAGAACCAGCCAGCACCTCCCAAAATCCCCAAACCGGGCATCAGTAGCACTAAGAAGCCTGCTCCTATTTCCATCAAGCTAGGAGCTAGT AAACCGAAGGAAGCAACGCCCATTTTACCCTCCAAAAAACCTGCATCTGTTTTCGATGATGACGAT AGTGAACCAGAGGAGATGCCCCCAGAAGCAAAGATGAGGATGAAGAACATTGGAAG GGACACCCCGACTTCAGCGGGCCCCAACTCCTTCAACAAAGGCAAGCAAGGATTCTCCGACCACCAGAAGCTCTGGGAGAGGAAGCTCAAAGCGCAGACGGATCAATAA